From a single Petrotoga sp. 9PW.55.5.1 genomic region:
- a CDS encoding flagellar hook-basal body protein — MRGIYGATAGMLNSFAELDSISNNLANLNTVGYKKDYNLFKSVYEKEIRSYQDEKDRGTSIGNIYSSVVLDEVIPDTTQGSLVETNEKLDFAIEGTGFFKVERNGNFFYTRNGDFSVNQEGYLVTKEGDYVLDNQDNPILVNPEDFFVDNQGNISGTDVSLNIVDLENFTKYGYTYFTGQEIESTTPFELKQGYLENSNVNALNEMLRMIEANRKFDILQRAVATGDSLNAKLIEVTSNF; from the coding sequence ATGCGGGGAATATACGGTGCTACAGCTGGAATGCTCAACTCTTTCGCAGAATTAGATTCTATATCAAACAATTTAGCCAATCTAAATACGGTTGGTTACAAGAAAGATTATAATTTATTCAAAAGTGTCTATGAAAAAGAAATAAGATCTTACCAAGATGAAAAAGATAGAGGAACTTCTATCGGAAACATATATAGCTCCGTTGTATTAGACGAAGTTATTCCAGATACCACGCAAGGTTCTTTGGTTGAAACTAACGAAAAACTTGACTTTGCTATTGAAGGTACTGGTTTTTTTAAAGTTGAAAGAAACGGCAATTTCTTTTATACAAGAAATGGTGATTTCTCTGTAAATCAAGAAGGTTATCTCGTTACAAAAGAAGGAGATTATGTTTTAGATAATCAAGATAATCCTATTTTAGTTAATCCTGAGGATTTTTTTGTGGATAATCAAGGTAATATCTCAGGAACGGATGTAAGCTTGAATATAGTTGATTTAGAAAACTTCACAAAATATGGCTATACTTATTTTACAGGTCAAGAAATCGAATCTACAACACCATTTGAATTAAAACAAGGGTATTTGGAAAACTCTAATGTGAATGCGTTAAATGAGATGCTAAGAATGATAGAGGCAAATAGAAAGTTCGATATATTACAACGTGCTGTAGCAACAGGTGACTCATTAAATGCAAAACTTATTGAAGTAACTTCTAATTTCTAA
- the flgG gene encoding flagellar basal-body rod protein FlgG, with translation MLVSLYNAATGMNAEQRKLDIISNNLANVDTTGYKKQRAEFQDLLYSSVREAGTPTAQGSTLPTGLYVGHGTRLSATTRIFTLGNIEPTDNSTDLAIMGDGFFQVQMQDGSLAYTRDGSFKMDANGRLTTSDGLLVIPNIVIPQNAVGINVSPDGIVSVSLGDGNIQNVGNLTTVRFLNPAGLKPIGNNLYSETPSSGNPTEGIPGQDGYGALQQGYLEKSNVDVVKEMVDMIVAQRAYDINSKTITTADEMLRTVSNIKR, from the coding sequence ATGTTAGTATCTTTATACAATGCAGCAACAGGAATGAATGCTGAGCAAAGAAAATTAGATATCATTTCTAATAACCTTGCCAACGTTGATACTACAGGCTATAAAAAACAAAGGGCAGAATTTCAAGATCTATTATACTCTTCCGTTAGAGAAGCCGGAACACCTACAGCTCAAGGTTCTACTTTGCCTACTGGTTTATATGTTGGGCATGGTACAAGATTGTCTGCAACAACAAGAATTTTCACACTTGGAAATATAGAGCCTACTGATAACTCCACAGATTTAGCAATAATGGGGGATGGATTTTTCCAAGTTCAAATGCAAGATGGCAGCTTAGCTTATACTAGGGATGGCTCTTTCAAGATGGATGCCAACGGAAGGCTTACAACAAGTGATGGTTTGTTAGTAATTCCAAACATAGTAATTCCTCAAAATGCGGTGGGAATTAACGTTTCACCTGATGGTATCGTTAGCGTCTCGTTAGGGGATGGAAACATTCAAAATGTTGGAAATTTAACTACCGTTAGATTTTTAAATCCAGCAGGGTTGAAACCTATTGGAAATAATCTATATTCCGAAACTCCTTCCTCAGGAAATCCCACAGAGGGGATACCCGGGCAAGATGGGTACGGTGCTTTACAACAGGGATACTTAGAAAAATCTAATGTGGATGTAGTTAAAGAAATGGTAGATATGATAGTTGCCCAAAGAGCGTACGATATTAACTCGAAGACAATTACTACAGCTGATGAAATGTTAAGAACAGTATCAAATATCAAAAGATAA
- a CDS encoding rod shape-determining protein, translated as MAKSDLGIDLGTATFVVYQQGKGIILEEPSVVAIDKDKKSILAIGHEAKNMVGKTPAQIQIVRPVQDGVITDPKIIEEVLRFFIQKAKSGGFSMYKPRLIIGIPALTTDVERRAVKEAGSRIGASKVFLISEPLAAAIGSEINITEPDGHMVIDIGGGTTDLAVLSLGGCVISETIKIAGEAMDEEIMKYVKRRYKFLIGETTSERLKIDIGKAHSHEENLEMEVKGQNIKTGLPSTLKLTSDDIYYALKPILNEIINKIKNILEKTPPELAADIMNNGLIVVGGGARLRGLAKLISEQTGVRTYIPEDPHLTCARGTGILLEDVELLNKVQVN; from the coding sequence ATGGCTAAGTCTGATCTGGGTATAGATTTAGGAACAGCTACTTTTGTGGTTTATCAACAAGGTAAAGGCATAATTCTTGAAGAACCTTCTGTGGTAGCTATTGATAAAGATAAGAAATCTATTTTAGCTATTGGTCACGAAGCGAAGAACATGGTGGGGAAAACCCCAGCTCAAATACAAATTGTTAGACCCGTTCAGGATGGTGTAATAACCGATCCAAAAATAATAGAAGAAGTTTTAAGATTTTTTATACAAAAAGCAAAATCTGGAGGATTCAGTATGTATAAACCAAGGCTTATTATAGGCATTCCTGCATTAACAACGGACGTGGAAAGAAGAGCTGTCAAAGAAGCGGGAAGTAGAATCGGTGCCTCTAAAGTGTTTCTAATAAGTGAGCCATTAGCTGCAGCTATTGGAAGTGAAATAAATATAACTGAACCTGATGGCCATATGGTTATAGATATTGGTGGTGGAACAACCGATTTAGCGGTACTAAGTCTGGGTGGTTGCGTTATTAGTGAAACCATAAAGATAGCTGGAGAAGCTATGGACGAAGAAATTATGAAGTATGTGAAAAGAAGATACAAATTTTTAATCGGTGAAACCACTTCTGAAAGATTGAAAATCGATATTGGTAAAGCTCATTCTCATGAAGAGAATTTAGAGATGGAAGTTAAAGGCCAGAACATAAAAACTGGTTTGCCTTCTACTTTAAAATTAACTTCCGATGATATTTATTATGCACTCAAACCTATTTTAAATGAAATAATAAATAAAATAAAAAATATTTTAGAAAAGACACCACCTGAATTAGCGGCTGACATAATGAATAATGGGCTTATTGTAGTCGGTGGTGGGGCAAGATTAAGAGGATTAGCAAAATTAATTTCAGAACAAACAGGTGTCAGAACGTATATTCCAGAGGACCCTCACCTAACTTGTGCAAGAGGTACAGGAATTTTGTTAGAAGATGTAGAATTATTAAACAAAGTACAAGTAAACTAA